The DNA region AGGTCAGGTTCTTGCTGTGGGGTCAGGCCGGGCTGATCCGCCGACCGCCCGATGCGGCGTGGCACAAACGCACTGACGTGCTCCGCCGCGCGGCTCGGGTGGCGCTGCCGGAGCTGCCGACCGTCGGGTTCGACGAGTCGGTGGTCGCGATGGTGGGGCAGCACCTCAGGGCGTACGGGCCGGTGACCAAGGACGACAGCTGCTTCTATCTGGGTATCCGCAAGACCCCGCTCAACCAAGCCTTGGCCGCCTTGGGCGACCGAGTGCTGGTCGGCGAGGGACCGGACGGCCGGCTGATGTGCGACTGGGCCGATGATCTCTCTGAGTCGACTGGTGATCCGGAGGCTGCCAGTGGGGTGCGGCTGCTCGCGGACTTCGACGGCTGCCTGCTGGGCTATGCCGGCCCGGGGCGGCTGCGCTTCTGCACCCCCGAACAGTTGGCGTTGGTCTGGAATGCAAAGAACGCGGTCTGCGCCCCGACCGTGCTGCATGACGGTCGAATCGTAGCCCGCTGGAAGACTGTCGGAACCGGACGCCGCGTCCGGATCGAGGTGACGATGCTGCCACCGCATCGGCCACTGCGCGAGGCAGCGTTCGACGACGCGGTTGCCGCCCTCGCAGCCGTGCTGGATCTTGAGATTCACGCGGTCCGGGTCACCTGATGTGAGACGTCCGTCTGGTCGCGTTGGTCGGCATCGGTGACGGCAGGCACACTCATCCCGTGGAGCATGACGGCAACGGCTGGGTTCGTTGCGATCTGGGTCACCGGCACTGGGGACGCTACGGCGCGGCCGGGCTGTTGCTCGTCGACCGGCGAACGCCCGCCGGCGAGCCACTCGTGTTGCTGCAACACCGCGCGGCGTGGACGGCCAACGGGGACACCTGGGGCATTCCCGGCGGCGCCCGCGATTCCCATGAGACTCCTGCCGAGGGCGCCCTTCGCGAGGCCCACGAAGAGACCGGGATCGGCTCGGCAGCCGTCCGGATCCGGATCGGCGGCGAGCTGCTCGACGACCACGGGAGCTGGTCCTATACGACCGTGCTCGCCGAGCTGGCGGCACCGGTGACCCTGGTGCCGCAGGAGGAGTCCGCAGAACTGCGCTGGGTGCCCGTGCCGGAGGTGGCTTCGCTGGACCTGCATCCAGGTTTCGCCAAGACCTGGCCGATCCTCCGCCAGCGGCTGGCTGCGCCGACCTAGCAATCGCGGTCAGCTCGGATCGCCCACTGATCTAGGCAGTGGTTTCCCAGAGGTGGGTGGCCCAGTCGGTGTGGCCGAGGGTGAGGGTGCCTTGGTTGGTGGTGATCATGATCCAGCCTTGGGGTGATTGCCACAGGTAGGTGCCTGGTTCGGGTTGTTTCGACCGCCAGTTCCCGATCGTTTTGGCCCGGTGTTCACATCGGGCGAGGGGTCCGAGGGTGTGCATGCCGGTTTGTCCGGGTGGCCCGTTGTGGAGGTAGGCGGGGGTGTGATCGAGATCGGTACGTCCGGTGGTGGGTGAGTGCGGGAACACCGATCGGGGATGCCGAATCTGCATGGCACGACGCAGCCGGAGCGGCGTCTCATATCCGTCGGCGGACGCGGTCTCGGCCGGATCCACGACGGGATACACCGTGAGGTGGGCTTCGTGCTGGACCAGGAACCGTTGCAGTTGTTCGATCAGGATCGGTCCCCAGTCGGTCCGCACCACCCCGTGACCATCCCGCAGGGTCTGCTCACTGAGGTGGACGTGCAACACCACCGTGGGCGCGCACGCGGCCAACTGGGCCGGGGTCAAGGGTCGCCAACCGGGTGGCCGGAACCCCTCCGGTAGCGGTGGTCGCACTGGGCCGGTCCGTGCCGGGCCGGTCGGGTCGGTGTCGCTGGTGTCGGGATCATCGGGATCGCTGCGTCGCGGGTTGTCGTGACCGGTGGTGTTCTGGTCGCCTGCCGTTGTGGCGCCCGTCCAGTCGCGACTGGTCTGCTTGGTGCTAGGGCGATCCCCGCCGTTCGGACTGGTGCCGACGCTGCCGGGACCACTTTGGCCGGCATTGTTCGGTCCGGTGTCGCCTGGACCACCGCCACTTCGACTGGGGTCTGCTTGGCCGGAATCGGCGCCACTGCTCGGCTGGTCGACCGCGGGGGTGTCGTCGCTGGCACTGTCACGGCCGGCACTGTCACGGCTGGCACTGTCACGGCTGGCACTGTCGCGGCCGGCATCACCGTCACTGGTGCCGTCGTGCTGGTGCTGAAACCAGGCCAGGTCGTCGGGATCGGGCGGCGGATCCGCCGGCCAATAGTCAGGCTCGCCGTCGGGGCCGGGTCCGGGCTGGCCGGGGCGGGGTTGGGTCCACCACTCATCCTCATCAAAGGCGGGCTGATGATAGTTGCCGTGTTGGGCGGTCTCCCAGCCTGCAGCCGGAAGGTCATCCGCCCACGGATCAGTGTCGTCGGCGGCGTGCGCAGCAGTCTGTTCCCACGGATCCCGGTGCGGGTCCGGATCGGTCGCGTGCCGAGCCAACAGGTCCAGGACCCGGGCGGGATGCGCGATCCAACCCATCGCCTTCGACATCCGCACCGGCAACGGGTCCTCATCACCCTCGTCGGCTAAGCATTCCGCGACACGTTGATGCAGGGCGAGGAGCATCGCCACATCCCCGGCCTCACCCCGAGCAATCAGGGTGCGGAGCCCGTCTTCGGATTGGGTGGCGCGAACCTCACGTTTCGCGGCGATGATCTTCTCCCGCTCCCGATAGGAGGTTTCATCCACCTCGAGCATGGTGGCATCCAAGTTCTTCAGGAACGTCTGCCACGGCAACTGGGTGACCCAGCCGGCGGTCTGCTCATCCACCATCCCCACGATCGCGATCGACAGGTGGGCGGTCAGATTCGCGACCTTCCGGGCCTGCCACGCATGGATCTCACCCGCCTGGACGCGTTCCCACAACCTGGGGAGTCGGTGCCGGACCGTCAAGGCATCAGACATCCAAGACCGGGCGGAGCCGGTCGAGGTGCCGAACGGGCCGATCAATCCCTCAGGGGCGAACTCCGCCACCGGCGGTGTCCCGACCGGCCCGATCTTGACGAGCCGTTCGACCAACACCCCACCCTCGAGATGATCCACCTCCGAATGCGCATCGGCCCACGCGGCGGCGACCACAAGCTTGCGACACCCCCACCGTTTCGACTGCTGCTCGGCCCGGGCGGCGAGGTCGGCCAGGACGCGCCGGTCCCCGAGCGCCGCCTCCAACCGATCCTCGAACATGTCACCCATTCTAGTCGAACAAGTGTACGATGACTAGTGTTTGAGCCCACGTTTTTCCTGTCCACACACGGAAAACACTTGTCATCCGCCTGGGCAAGTCGGCGGGTTCCCGTGGGATGCTGGATCCGCTCGCGGTCGTCTGTGGCCCGTGGGTGCGAAACGTACCGGCGGCCCGCCTGGCACGCGATCGTTTGTGGCCCGCGGGCGCGAAACGTACCCACAGCCCGCATGTGTCGCGATCGTCTGTGGCCCCGGGGTCGCGAAACGTGCCCGCTGCACGCCTGCCCCGCGATCATGTGTGGCCCGCCGGCGCGAAACGTACCGGCGGCCCGACTGGCTCGCGTCCATATGTGGCCCGGGGGCGCGAAACGTGCCCGCCGCCCGCCTGCCCCGCGATCAGCTATGGCCCGGCGGCGCAGGACGTACGCGCGGCCCGACTGGCTCGCGTCCATGTGTGGCCCGGGGGCGCGAAACGTTCCCGCCGCCCGCCTGCCCCGCGATCAGCTATGGCCCGGCGGCGCAGGACGTACGCGCGGCCCGCGGCGGGTCACCGCCCGCAGCATCACCAGTCGATCGACGGCGCTCCCGGCGGCCACGGGCGAGCTCGGTTTCCAGCGCGTCGAGGGGCTGCCGCCACTGGTCTCCGAACCGGTTGAACTGATCGAACCAGGCTGCCGCGTCGGCGAGTCGTTCGGCATCGATCCGATACAGGCGCGACGTGCCCACAGCTCGCATCTGCAGCAGCCCGGACTCGCGTAGCACTTTCAGGTGCTGGGAACATCCGGGCTGCGACAGCCCGAGTTCGTCGCGCAGGGCGTCGGCGATCACGCCGGCCGCCACCTCTGTGTCGGCGATGATCTCGAGGATGCGCCGGCGTACGGGCTCGCCCAGTGCGTCGAGCGCCTGCACGTCAGTGCGACTCCCCCGACTCGCCGCGATAGAAGGCACCCGTGTTGCGCCCCGCCGCCCGAGCCGCATCCTCGTCGGCACCGCCGGCGATGTCGGCCTCGGCCCAACCCTCGGCACTGCCGGTGACGAAGACCTTGCCGGCCTCAGAAATCGACCAGGCCTCGAACTCGGCTGGATCGAGCTGGGCCGCACCGGCCAGATGCAACCCGAGCCCGATCAGGCTGAGGTCCCATCCCACGCCGGTCGCGCCCGGACCGTATTGCCGCCAGAAATCATGGTCGCTGTGCTGGGTGTGCCGCAGTTCCACCTGCGTCCCGTCGGCGACCTCGCAGAGTTCGACAGCCAGCCAGCTGATCGCACCCATCGCCTCCCAGGTGACCTGAAACTCCCGCGGCGGATCGCAGCTGCGGACCTCTCCACCGGCATTGCCTTCCAGCTGGTAGCGGCCCCCGACGGCCAGTTCACCGCTGATCGGCAGGAACCAGCGCGGCAGCCGTTCGGGGTTGGTCAGCGCGTCCCAGACATCGTCGACGGCCGCGCCACGGTAGGTCCGGCGGGCAGTGACGACGCGGGCCGGCTGGCCGCTGACCTCGGTGGGGACGACGCGACGCTCGATCGCACCGACCAGCGCGATCGGATCCTCGGTGGGTGTGGTCATGAGTGAAACCTCTCGGGAGTGCAGGAGTTGGTTTCAGGTCACTATATTCGTTATGACTTATATAAGCAAGACCTGAATAAGACGCCGCTGAAATCGGACCGGAACCGCAGGAAACAGAGCTGTCACATGCCAGCCGAAGGTGTCACCCGCTCGTAACCTGCAGCGACCTCGGCGCAACACAGGGCTAGCAGAGTTGGCACAACCGCGCGTGTTCACGGATCCGGGCGCGCACACTCCAGTTGTCCAGCCACAACCCCTCATGTCCAGCTCCAACTCCTCTCACCGAAAGTCACAAGCATGAGTCCACTCGAACTGAATTCGGGCGATACCGCCTGGATGCTGACCTCGGCGGCTCTGGTGCTCTTGATGACACCAGGCCTTGCGCTCTTCTACGGCGGCATGGTCCGCGCCAAGAGCGTCCTCAACATGATGATGATGAGCTTCGGCGCCATGGCCATCATCGCCATCCTCTGGGTCCTGTACGGCTACTCGTTCGCCTTCGGCAACGACGTCGGCGCGGGCCTGCTCGGCAACCCCGGCGAGTTCCTCGGCCTCAAGGGCCTGATGGCGGAGACCGACGCCAGCTACCCGACAATGGCCTTCGTCGCCTTCCAGGCCATGTTCGCCATCATCACGGTGGCCCTGATCTCGGGTGCCATCGCCGACCGCGCCAAGTTCTCCACCTGGATGATCTTCGCCGCCCTCTGGGCGACGATCGTCTACTTCCCGATCGCGCACTGGGTCTTCGACTTCACGTTGACCGATGACAACGACGTGGTCACCCACACCGGAGGCTGGATCGCCAACAACCTGGCGGCGATCGACTTCGCCGGTGGCACCGCGGTGCACATCAACGCCGGCGCCGCCGGCCTGGCGCTGGCCCTGGTGTTGGGCAAGCGGATCGGATTCAAGAAGGACCCGATGCGGCCGCACAACCTGCCGCTGGTGATGCTCGGCGCCGGTCTGCTGTGGTTCGGCTGGTTCGGCTTCAACGCCGGTTCCGCGGTCTCGGCCGGCAACACCGCCTCGGTGGCGTTCGTCAACACCCTGGTCGCCACCGCCGCAGCGTCCTTGGCCTGGCTGATCACCGAGAAGATCCGTGACGGCCACGCCACCTCGCTGGGTGCCGCCTCAGGCATCGTGGCCGGTCTGGTCGCGATCACCCCCTCGTGCTCATCGGTCAGCCCGATCGGCGCGATCATCCTCGGTCTGGTCGCCGGTGTGCTCTGTGCCCTGGCCATCGGCCTGAAGTACAAGCTCGGTTACGACGACTCGCTCGACGTGGTCGGCGTGCATCTCGTCGGCGGTCTCTGGGGCACGATCGCCATCGGCTTCTTCGCCACGGCAGCGGCTCCCGCCGGGGTCGACGGCCTGTTCTACGGCGGCGGCTTCGACCAGCTGTGGCGCCAGGCAGTGGGCGCGTTCGCGGTGCTGATCGTCTCGTTCGTGGTCACGTACCTGATCGGACTGATCCTGGAGAAGACCATCGGCTTCCGCGTCGACTCTGACGACGAGCAGCGCGGTGTGGATCAGACCGAGCACGCTGAGACCGGCTACGACCTGACGCCGATCGGCGCCCTCGGCCGCGGTCTGTCCTTCGGTGGCGCGCACACTGGTGGTGCCACCGCACCCAAGAATCAGGAGGTGAAGGCATGAAGCTCGTGACCGCGATCATCAAGCCCCACATGCTCGACGAAGTGAAGACCGCCCTGGAGTCGTTCGGGGTCGAGGGAATGACCGTCAGCGAAGCCCAAGGCTTCGGTCGCCAGCGGGGCCACACCGAGGTCTACCGGGGCGCTGAGTACACCGTGGACCTGGTGCCGAAGGTAAGACTTGAGGTGCTCGTCGAGGACGAGGATGCCAAGGACATCATCGATGTCCTGGTGAAGAGCGCCCGGACCGGCCGTATCGGTGACGGCAAGGTCTGGTCCGTACCTGTGGACGAGATCGTCCGCGTGCGTACGGGAGAGCGCGGGCTGGACGCGCTCTGAAGCGCGATCTGACCTCGGAGCGCCTCAACGCCGCGATCCGGTCCTCGTGGTCCGCCACGTCAGGGCCGGATCGTCGGCGTTGTCTGACCGAGTGCGTCGAGGACGCTCTCGCAGAGCTGTACACCGATGCCGGCGGTCCGCAGACCGGCGTCGCCCTGGCCGCGGTCGGCAGCCTCGCCCGCCGTGAGCTCGGTCCCCGCTCCGACCTCGATCTGGTGCTGCTGCACGACGGCACCGACCGAGTACGGGTCAGCGCCCTGGCCGAGCGGCTCTGGTATCCGCTGTGGGACAGCTCGGTGCGCCTGGACCACTCCGTCCGTACGCCGGCCGAGTGTGCCGAAGTCGCGTCCCGGGAGCTGAGTGCCGGCGTCGGCCTGCTCGATCTGCGGCTGGTAGCCGGCGACGGCGAGCTCACCCGTGCCGCCAGATCGACCTTGTTGACCAGCTGGCGGGGCAACGCCCGCAAGAGACTGCCCGAGTTGCTGACTGCGGTCGAGGAACGACACGAGACCTTCGGCGATGCCGCGTACCTGTTGGAACCTGACCTCAAGGAGGCCCGTGGGGGTTTCCGGGACATGACCATGCTGCGGGCCCTGGCCGCGACCTGGTTGACCGATCGTCCGCATGCCGGCGTCAGGGAGCCGTACGAGCGGTTGCTCGATGTCCGGGACGCACTGCACCTGAGCTCGGGCCGAGCCCTGGATCGGCTGCTGGTCAACGAGGTCGGGGACGTGGCTGACCGACTCGAGTACGCCGACCCCGACGAGCTGCACCGCACCGTCAGCATGGCCGCCCGGCGCATCGGGCACGCCCTCGACCTGACCTGCCGAGCCGCCCGCCAGGTGCTGCCGGTGCGTCGCGCGATCAGCTTCGTCCGCCGGGAGCGGCGACCTGAATATGTCCAAGCGCCGCACGGCCTGATCATCCACAGCGGCGAGATCGGGTTGGATCGGAACACCCGCCCGGACACCCCTTTGCTCGACCTGCGCGCCGCTGCCCTGGCGGCGCAGCGCGGACTGGTGCTCTCCCCGATCACCGCGGACAATCTCGGCGAACACGCACCGGCCATCGCGACCCCTTGGTCGGCATCAGCCCGGGAGTCCTTTGTGGAGTTGTTGTCCTGCGGCACAGTGTTGCTGCCGGTCTGGGAGTCGCTGGAGCTGGCCGGTTGTGTCGTTCGCTGGATCCCCGCTTGGCAAGGCATCAGCGCCCAGCCCCAGCACAACCCGATCCACCGGCATACAGTCGACCGGCATTCGGTGCAGTGCGTGGCTGAGGCGCAGCCGCATCTCACCAGGGTGGATCGTCCCGACCTCCTGCTGGTGGCCTGTCTGCTCCATGACATCGGAAAGCTGCCCGGAGCCGGCGCCCGGCACCCAGTCGTCGGGGCGCCGATCGCACGGGAGATCTCGGCAGCGCTGGGCTTCGACGAGGCAGATGTCGCGCTGGTCGAGCGGCTGGTCCGTGAGCACCTCACCCTCGCCGAGTTGGCCACCAAACGCGACCACCGCGACCCGGCCACCGTCGACGCGCTGATCGCGGCGGTGGACGGGCGGCTGGAGACCCTGCACCTGCTGCGCTGTCTGACCGAGGCCGATGCCCGGGCCGCCGGGCCTGCGGCTTGGTCCCCCTGGCGGGCACAACTGGTCAACGCGTTGGCCGACAGCGTGGAGTCACAGCTGGTCGGAGATCAGCCACAGACTCCGACCGACCTGGTGGATCTGGGTCTGGCACGCTCGGTCAGCCTGGACGGGCGACCACGGGTGCAACTGGAGTCCAAGCCGGGTGGCCTTCAGGTGGTGGTCGCCGCCACCGACCGGATCGGCCTGTTCGCCGAGACCGCCGGCCTGTTGGCCGCGCACTCGGTATCGGTCCGCTCCGCTGCCCTGCACACGATCACGACCGGGCTGCTCCAACCTGTCGCGATCGCCACCTGGCGGGTCGACAGCCAGCATCCCGGCGACCTGCCCCACCCGACCCTGCTCAGCCAGGAGCTGAGCCGGCTCCAGGACGGTGACTCCACCATGCTCGAGCGGGTACGGATCCGTGAGTCGCGGGCGTCCCGACGACCACGGGCGGCGCGGCCCTTCATCGGCGTCATCCCGGACGCCAGCGCCAGCGCCGCGGTGATCGAGGTCCGGACCGGTGACCGAAGTGGGCTGCTGTTCGCCCTCGCCAATTCACTCAGCGAGCTCCGACTCTCCATCCGGTCGGCGCATGTCAGCACGCTGGCGGGCCAGGCCATCGACACCTTCTACCTGACCGAGGCAGACGGCTCGCTGCCATCGACCGATCGGGTTCAAGCAGCCCTGACAGCTCTCACCAACGGCGCGTAGCACCGAGCGAGCGCAGCCTCACAGCGAGCGACGACTGGCACCGATCAAGGCGTCGACCTCGGCCGTGTTCGGCGGCTGGGCGCCACGCCGAGAACAGACGATGGAGGCTGCGGCCGCACCGCGGACCAAGGCCGAATGCAGATCCAACTCACGATTGACGTACCCGTCCAAGAATCCGGCCATGAAGGTATCGCCGGCGCCGACGGTGTCGACCAGTTTGGTCGGGAAACCGGCCGCGTGCGTCCGATTTCCCCCCGCGTCGATAGCGGCCACGCCGTCCGGGCCGAGGGTGACCACGCCGAGGCTGGCACCGTACTGCGCCACCCACTCGCCCAGCAGATCCAATGGGTCGGCTCCGGGCGACGTGGCCTGGGCGAGGAAGGCGATGTCCTCGTCGCTGGCCTTGAGAATGCCCTTGCGCTGGCCGACGATCCGCAGCCAGGGCCGCACCCTCGCCCAGTACTCCTCCGGATCGGTGATGACGGTCGGTCGGACGTTGATGTCGTAGGAGATCCCCGACGGCACGCCGTGCGCCCAGGCGAGCAGCACATCGCTACCGGGACTGACGACACAGGCGAGCGAGGCGATGTGCAGCCAGTCGTCCGACGTCAGGTTCGGCAGGTCAGCCTCCTGCCAACCGAAGTTCGCGGTGTCGGTGAAGTGGAAGGTGTAGCTCGCCTTGCCCTCCGCGTCCAGGCTGACCACCGCCAGTGACGTCGCCTGCGAAGACTCGGTGGCCAGGTCGAGCGACACCCCGGAGGTCTCGATGTGGCCGCGGAGCTGCTTACCGAAGGAGTCGCGAGACAAGCGACCGAGGAAGTGCACGTCGGCGCCAAGGTCACCGAGGGCGACCGCGCTGTTCATCGGCCCGCCGGCGGACGTGGCGGCCCACGTCGAGCTGACATAGCCTTCGTTCTGGCCGCCAGCCTGGATCAGGTCGATGAGGGTCTCTCCGCACACGACGAATCGCTTTGTCATGCGGGCCAAACTAGCGGAGATGACCTCCCGTCCGGCACCGGGCTCCCCTCACCATCCCGACGCGATGCGCAACTGGTCGGCGATCTGGTCGAGGTACCGCGGTGGGATGGCGTTGTTGCTGATCTGCTTGCACAGCTCCAGCAGGCCGTAGTCCGGCGCCACCTGCTCGAGACGGTCGATGCAACAGTTGAGCAACGCTCCGTTCCCGTCCAGCCAACCTGCCCAGCCGAGCATGGCCAGCGGCGCCGGCTCGTACGGCCAGACGCTGATGGCGACCACCCGACGCCACAACGCCACGTACGCCTCGGCGTCCTGGCGCGTCATCATCGCCCAGACCTCGTCGCGGACGCCGATGTCGCGAACCAGCACTGCGATCTCCACTGCCTCAGCGTCGGTCGGCCCGTCGGCGGACAGCACCCGGTCGACCAGTTGTCGCACCCGTCGCCGTCGGCGGCGCCGACTCAGCTGGTCGACCTTGCCGGCACATTCCTCCGCGGCCGCGGTGAGCCGGTCCCGCTCAGCCGCCGGCGGTCCTGCGGTGAGTGCCATGATGTCGTCGCGGGTGCCGGTCGCGGATATCCCGGCCATCACCGCCTCGACCGCCAGCGGATGGGCCTCGATGTCATAGGCCTGGCCTTCGGCTGGGCAGCAGTCCCCGTCACAGCACACCGACCACCACCGGTCGCCCGACACTGCCAAGACATCGACCAGATCGAACGGGATCACGTCGGCCAGGCCGCGCATCACATCCCGGACGCTCTCGTCGGCGCTGTAGCCGACGAGCACTATTGCGCGGGTGTCCACCTGATCGGCGACCAACTCGAACTGGTCGATCAGCGCCTCCAGATCAGCGGTCGCGGCCAGATCCACCCGGGCCGTCACCACCACCCGGCGTTGGCGGACGAACGCGGCCACCAAGGACTCAGCGGGGTGGAACCCCAGCAGATAGGGAATCAAGCCCAGGATGTCACCTGGCTCACGAATCCGGAGGACGGTCGGCGCCGCACTCGCGGTGCGGGAAGAAGAAGTACGTCGTGTCATACCCAGACATAAAGGATGCCGGCCGGATTCGACCGGGCAGTCAGGCAATCTGTGGACAGCGCTTCCTGGCCCGACTGACCTGTGGACAACCCAGGTAGCGTGACGGGGGTGAGCGAGTCGACCGGGCCTGGCATGGGCCGTCCGAGCGGACCGGACTTCGCCGGTCCCCCAGTGCCCGGCGCCGGATCCCCGTCCGCCGGGTCCGGCTGGTCGCCTCGGCAGCCATCGGCCGAGCCGCCCCCATCAGCGCCTCGGCCCCCGAGACCACCACGCAGTCGACTGCCTGCTGTGCTCACGGCGATGGCGATCGCCGTGGTCGGACTCGTCGTCGTGCTGGCCAGCGTCTGGGCCGTGCACCAGGATGCCCGGCAAGCCGCAGCGCCGCAGCCGGTGCCGAGCCCGCCGGCGACCGCCAGCCCGTCGCCGGCCAGGCAGATCGAGTTCACCAGCGACACCGGCAGTGGGGTCTTACGGATCGTGCGCCACAGCTGGGACCCGGCAGGCTCGACGGCCGACGGCAAGTCGCTGCTCACCCTGGAGATCGCGGTGAGCTGCACCAGCGGCACCCTGCGGTACGGCCCCGACTCCTTCGAGGCATTCGATCAGCATGGCGGGCTGTTCGAGTCCACGTACGACCCGGACTCCTCGACCGCGCTGGAGCTGATCCGGCTTTCGGCCGGAGAGGAGGTCAGCGGCACCGTCACGTTCGAGATCCCACGCGGTGAGGTGACGTTGCTGTTGAGCGATGATCTGTCCCGACCGGTCACGGCGCTCAAAGTGCCCGACTGACCGCCCGCATCGCTCTATCCTGTCCGGGTGCCTGACCTCGAAGAGCTGGTCGTCCGCGGTTGGGAGGTCCTTCGCCTGACCTCGGACAGCCTGGTGGTGGAGTTGGTGCCGGCGCTCGGCGGCACTGTCACCTCGCTACGCCGCCGCGCCGACGATCTCGAGCTGCTCTGGCAGACTCCGTGGGGACTGCGTCGCCGGCAGGCGATCGAGCTGCCCGGCTCGACGGAGGTGACCAGGTACACCAACTCTCCCGGCGGCTGGCATCCGGTCTTCCCGAACGGCGGTGACGGCACCTCGGTCCACGGAGCCGAGTGGGGTTTCGACGGTGAGGCGCGGGTGACCTGGCTGGACTGGCGATTGACCGGTGACTCGCTGGTCCTGCAAGGCCGGCTCACCCGCTCGCCGTTCGAGCTGACCCGGGAGGTCACGCTGCGCGACGATCAGGTCACCGTTGCCGACACCGTGGTCAACGTGGGTGCGGAGCACATCGATGTGATGTGGGGTCAGCAGATCGCCTTCGGCGCCGGCCTGCTCGGACCGGACACCGTCGTGCACTCCGGCTGCACCACCGTCCGTCCGGACGGCCGGCTCGCCACCTCGGCCTCGTACGACGACCTGCTGCCCTGGCCGCGCGCGTACGGGCGGCACGGCTTGGTGAACCTGCGCGGCATCGGCGACGGCCCGGAGACCAGGATGGCCTATCTGTGCGACTTCGCCGATGCCTCGATCCGCGTCCAGCGGCCCAGCGCCGGCCTCTCCGTCGAACTGCAGTGGGACGAGTTCAGCTGGCCGCACGTCTGGTACGAACTGGAGACCGGCGCCCGAAAAGGGTTTCCCTGGTATGGCACCGGTCGATATCTCGCCTTCACTCCATGCTCGAGCTGGCCGGCACACGGTCTGCACGATGCTCGGCGCGTCTCATCGACCCTGATGCGCATCCACGAGGGAGGCGAACGGACCTCCTATCTGAGGGTACGAGTGCAGTCCACAGGCTGACCGGTTCGCACCGACTCGTACGCGGCCAGCACCACCGCCAGGCTGCGCGTCCCAGCGACTCCATCCGGCACCGCGACCGCCTCACCGGCGACAACCCGCAGGAATG from Microlunatus phosphovorus NM-1 includes:
- a CDS encoding aldose epimerase family protein translates to MPDLEELVVRGWEVLRLTSDSLVVELVPALGGTVTSLRRRADDLELLWQTPWGLRRRQAIELPGSTEVTRYTNSPGGWHPVFPNGGDGTSVHGAEWGFDGEARVTWLDWRLTGDSLVLQGRLTRSPFELTREVTLRDDQVTVADTVVNVGAEHIDVMWGQQIAFGAGLLGPDTVVHSGCTTVRPDGRLATSASYDDLLPWPRAYGRHGLVNLRGIGDGPETRMAYLCDFADASIRVQRPSAGLSVELQWDEFSWPHVWYELETGARKGFPWYGTGRYLAFTPCSSWPAHGLHDARRVSSTLMRIHEGGERTSYLRVRVQSTG
- a CDS encoding DUF4352 domain-containing protein, producing MSESTGPGMGRPSGPDFAGPPVPGAGSPSAGSGWSPRQPSAEPPPSAPRPPRPPRSRLPAVLTAMAIAVVGLVVVLASVWAVHQDARQAAAPQPVPSPPATASPSPARQIEFTSDTGSGVLRIVRHSWDPAGSTADGKSLLTLEIAVSCTSGTLRYGPDSFEAFDQHGGLFESTYDPDSSTALELIRLSAGEEVSGTVTFEIPRGEVTLLLSDDLSRPVTALKVPD
- a CDS encoding DUF4192 domain-containing protein, which produces MTRRTSSSRTASAAPTVLRIREPGDILGLIPYLLGFHPAESLVAAFVRQRRVVVTARVDLAATADLEALIDQFELVADQVDTRAIVLVGYSADESVRDVMRGLADVIPFDLVDVLAVSGDRWWSVCCDGDCCPAEGQAYDIEAHPLAVEAVMAGISATGTRDDIMALTAGPPAAERDRLTAAAEECAGKVDQLSRRRRRRRVRQLVDRVLSADGPTDAEAVEIAVLVRDIGVRDEVWAMMTRQDAEAYVALWRRVVAISVWPYEPAPLAMLGWAGWLDGNGALLNCCIDRLEQVAPDYGLLELCKQISNNAIPPRYLDQIADQLRIASGW